The DNA segment CAGCTGCCCTTTAAGGCATACGTATATCGCATTGCCCAAAACATGGTCTATGATTTTTTTCGCACTGTTGCCCGCGACCGGAAACTGGAAGCTAAACTTATCGTAGCTGCCGCAGTCGAACCGGATTACACGCCAATAGATGACGCAATAGCGGATCAGGATTCCAAGGCGTTAATAGAGTTGTTACTTTCTCAATTGCCTAAACAATGTCGCCAGGCATATATCTATTGTAAAATAGAAGGCAGGGGTTATGAAGAAACGGCCATTTTGATGGGAATTTCTAAAGCCACTGTAAACAACCATATTACTAAGGCCAATAAGCTGCTTAAAATTTTCTTAGAACAATCCAATTATCTTCGTTTAATGGTTCTGGCTATAGCTGTTTGGAGCCGAAGTTGATCTCCAACTATTAGAAAAAATACGACTGCAATAGTTTGATTTTTTTTCCAAAGCGTATTAGTGTAAATATCAATTTTGGAAAAAAAGGAATTAACTATTCTATTTAATAAATATGCTCAGGGAAAATGCGCTCCAGAGGAGATCATCGCCATATTGCATCATTTTGATCTTCATGAATACCAGGAACAGCTTAAGCAATTGATCCTTGAAGAACTTGAAAAGACACCCCCTCCATCAACAGATGAAATTTCCGCACACGCCCTACGCGCTTTTGCTCAAACGGACAAAGCATTGCTGGAATTGTTTGGAAGAAAAGAAGAAGAAAAGCGCCGGTCCGGAGAATTTCGCTGGATTTCAATAGCAGCAATTTTACTGGCTACATTGGCTATAGGATATGTATTCAGACCTCAGTTTTACGGAAAGAATCAACCTTCTCTTTCTACTCTTGCCTTCAAAGATATTGCACCAGGCATTAACCAGGCTGTATTAAAAATTGCAGGCAGTCATGAAATCATTCCGCTCAGTCCGAATAAAGAAGGCGTTCAAATTAAAAATGGGGAAATATTCTATAAGGACAATACCAGGCTAACTGACCCCATCCTAACGAACAAAGAGCTTCAGCAATCCAACAACACGGCTTATACCATTGAAACACCCAGGGCTGGACAATACAAGATCTTGCTGTCAGATGGCACGGAAGTTTGGCTAAATGCAGCCTCTTCCCTCACTTATCCCCGAATTTTTCAGGGAAATACCAGGGAAGTATCCGTTACCGGGGAAGTATTTTTTCAGGTCGCCAGGAACAAAGAAAAGCCTTTTATCGTCCACGTTGGAACTATCAAAAATACCGTTACAGGAACCAGCTTTAACGTCTCGGCTTACCCTGATGAGCAAGGGATAAAAACCACCCTGGTAACTGGTGGACTACGCGTATCCGGATATGGCAATGAAGTGCTGTTAAGGCCAGGTCAGCAGGCAGCTATTGCCGAAAAAAAGATAGCCGTAAATGCGGTTGATACCGATGAATATACAGCCTGGCTCAATAACGAATTTTCTTTTGAGAATAAAAATATCGAAGCAATTATGAAAACCATCTCCAGGTGGTATGACGTGGATGTTTCCTATCAGGGAAACCGGTACGATAACCGAAAATTTGGAGGTACTTACACCCGTACAAAAGGATTATCAGCCTTGCTTAAGCACCTGGAGAGTTTAAGCGGCATCCATTTCATTGTGGAAGGAAGGAGGATAAAAGTATTGATATAAGCGATTAAAAAATAAGCGCACTGGCCGGAGCGTGCCATGCTATAAACTATGAAGAATGATTAAACAAAGCAACCAATTTTAACCAAAAACCTATTCTAACCAAATATGCACTTCCACAGGTTTAAAAAAAATAAAAGCTTGAATAAGCTGTTAAAAATTATGATGACCTTAAAAATCATCATCGTCATCATGTTAGTGTCGTTGTTTCAGGTCAATGCGGGTGTAAAGGCCCAAACCGTCTCTCTTAATAAAAAAATGTCACTCAAAGCGGCATTCAAATCATTAAAAAAGCAGACAGGTTATGACTTTATATACATGGCATCCGATGCTTCCGCATTTGTTTCTGTTGAGGCGGATCGCATTCCGCTGAACGAAGCGCTCCGTTCTTTTTTAAGGCCTCTGTCTTTAGATTTTGAGATTCAGGAGAAAACGGTTCTGATCAAGAAAAAAACAAACACTTTTCACCCCGAGACCGGGAAAGAGAAGCGCGCCCAGGTAACAGGCAAAGTGACAGATGGCAGTACCAAGCAACCTATTCCCGGCGCAAATGTGGTGGTTAAAGGAACTAAAATAACTGCCAGGACAGATGTAAACGGGTACTTTACCATCCAGGTTCCTTATGCGGACGCCGTGATCATTGTGACCTACCTTGGTTATCAGCCGCAACAAATAGAACTGAATGGCAAAT comes from the Pedobacter sp. FW305-3-2-15-E-R2A2 genome and includes:
- a CDS encoding sigma-70 family RNA polymerase sigma factor; the protein is MIILNKKSEKDLLISLKQGDEESFDILYHLYRSSLYNSIYKMVKMEEQSADLLQDLFIKIWQKRADIDPQLPFKAYVYRIAQNMVYDFFRTVARDRKLEAKLIVAAAVEPDYTPIDDAIADQDSKALIELLLSQLPKQCRQAYIYCKIEGRGYEETAILMGISKATVNNHITKANKLLKIFLEQSNYLRLMVLAIAVWSRS
- a CDS encoding FecR family protein is translated as MEKKELTILFNKYAQGKCAPEEIIAILHHFDLHEYQEQLKQLILEELEKTPPPSTDEISAHALRAFAQTDKALLELFGRKEEEKRRSGEFRWISIAAILLATLAIGYVFRPQFYGKNQPSLSTLAFKDIAPGINQAVLKIAGSHEIIPLSPNKEGVQIKNGEIFYKDNTRLTDPILTNKELQQSNNTAYTIETPRAGQYKILLSDGTEVWLNAASSLTYPRIFQGNTREVSVTGEVFFQVARNKEKPFIVHVGTIKNTVTGTSFNVSAYPDEQGIKTTLVTGGLRVSGYGNEVLLRPGQQAAIAEKKIAVNAVDTDEYTAWLNNEFSFENKNIEAIMKTISRWYDVDVSYQGNRYDNRKFGGTYTRTKGLSALLKHLESLSGIHFIVEGRRIKVLI